A genomic window from Xyrauchen texanus isolate HMW12.3.18 chromosome 31, RBS_HiC_50CHRs, whole genome shotgun sequence includes:
- the LOC127624615 gene encoding BRCA1-A complex subunit RAP80-like isoform X2 yields the protein MPRRKRTADEGGRTAKASKVENCEETLVISDSEHDEEELCAVKTSIRASRWRRRENDSQLQEMTEDEMLDLAMRLSAQEANNAAQRQQLEDDDMQKAIVESLNDSSVKSSERQYEAASSSAQPQQSEAKMILHLRRKLSYTSQDGALHGKQISVAHDGEDERETTSPLPEMPDLSQTASLNHSSSNSDVLSGHPLASQHVHESSQNKTSDKQPLIKDSAEDDISQSVSQPLCSPVFPRQGSFIRQPLVCVEKLSPDIISASTDSINHINTQDSAVCPTCPDRSQSTHQDSPLPKSPVFTQNDFKLSTYLLEEGNEDSTQIPDEDLPAHLNHKGLSPKSTDADKCLSLSRGSQPSILKCVPVPINDNAGVTIRSKTHDLMQVKDQMTQGENVKADSERAPNTKAWDGLTSHMVLHLTDDDEDDGSEEAPSPSPVFHQETIPQPAKTKFSPTQPCISPTSITLHPSTKDSQMSQPSLEEDSRASRGPASKHSDCNTPQTVVEKGECTVSYYWGVPFCPQGQNPDDYTRVIMCQLEVYEKTLKEAQRELLRKADWSQPVLPERPFGTKRWKRHRAPQLSEDEEENEKEGMKKNRVEVEEEKEEDREESVMGSEEAAEGGPSETYVVLSSPDTKDEVEQKYPFFSQVEPTPATKPFRKDISDDTQIHHPDEEEEEEAQHCEGYENEETVCPETQMTENSTPELMVTSPASPTQPQSHADSEAMEVEGEGVAPAVEEVVMELDSMPSEAEPPDSQRMECPMCLKLFPLSRIELHAAFCDGEAEDQDQQEEQPQVSLRKRNRRDMTEETQHRCRKSAKMEKCYLCQGFFPPLEYSEHVDVCLKKKDSNTKQGNGLLSALDQTERRHTGSDEAGPSNICTKANRGLAETAVMGTPGGSVACSAMTFSPCNSLSSRAEDTNCLIDTSKNSQRLTRKRKFKR from the exons ATGCCCCGCCGGAAGCGCACAGCGGATGAAGGCGGAAGAACAGCCAAAGCCAGTAAAGTGGAAAATTGTGAAGAGACTCTGGTCATATCGGACTCTGAACATGACGAG GAGGAACTTTGTGCCGTTAAAACATCCATTCGGGCTTCTCGATGGAGACGAAGGGAAAATGATTCTCAACTACAAG AGATGACAGAAGATGAGATGCTGGATCTGGCAATGAGGCTGAGTGCTCAGGAAGCAAACAATGCTGCCCAGAGACAACAGCTAGAAGACGACGACATGCAAAAAGCCATAGTGGAAAGTCTTAAT GACAGCAGTGTTAAATCATCAGAGCGTCAGTACGAAGCAGCCAGCTCTTCAGCTCAACCACAGCAGAGCGAAGCAAAAATGATATTACACTTAAGACGAAAGCTTTCTTATACAAGCCAAGATGGAGCACTCCATGGAAAACAGATTTCTGTTGCACATGATGGCGAGGATGAGCGGGAAACGACCAGTCCACTGCCAGAAATGCCTGATCTGTCGCAGACGGCCTCCCTGAATCATTCATCAAGTAATTCAGATGTGCTTTCTGGGCATCCTTTAGCCTCTCAG CATGTCCATGAGTCCTCCCAGAATAAGACCTCCGATAAACAGCCACTCATCAAAGACTCTGCAGAGGATGACATCTCTCAGTCTGTCTCGCAGCCCCTGTGCTCCCCCGTCTTCCCTCGGCAGGGCAGCTTTATTCGCCAGCCTTTAGTATGTGTGGAGAAACTGAGTCCGGATATAATCAGTGCCAGCACAGACTCAATAAACCACATTAATACACAGGACAGTGCTGTTTGCCCCACCTGTCCTGACAGATCGCAGTCCACACATCAGGACTCGCCCCTTCCCAAAAGCCCTGTCTTCACTCAGAATGACTTTAAACTAAGTACTTATTTGCTAGAAGAGGGGAATGAAGACAGTACTCAAATACCTGATGAAGATTTACCAGCACATCTAAACCATAAAGGTTTGAGTCCCAAGAGCACAGATGCAGATAAATGCCTTTCACTTTCCAGAGGATCCCAGCCATCAATCCTAAAATGTGTGCCTGTGCCTATAAATGACAATGCAGGTGTCACCATAAGAAGT AAAACTCATGACCTGATGCAAGTGAAGGATCAGATGACTCAGGGTGAGAATGTAAAAGCTGACTCTG AAAGAGCTCCAAACACTAAGGCTTGGGATGGGCTTACTAGTCACATGGTCTTGCATTTaacagatgatgatgaagatgatggtaGCGAAGAG GCTCCCTCTCCAAGCCCAGTCTTCCATCAGGAGACAATTCCACAGCCAGCCAAGACCAAGTTTTCCCCAACCCAACCCTGTATCTCTCCAACTTCCATCACCCTCCATCCTTCCACTAAAGACTCACAGATGTCCCAGCCTTCCCTGGAGGAGGACTCAAGAGCATCAAGAGGCCCAGCATCCAAACACTCTGACTGCAATACTCCACAGACTGTAGTGGAGAAGGGAGAGTGCACTGTGTCATACTACTGGGGAGTGCCTTTCTGCCCCCAGGGGCAAAACCCTGATGACTACACTCGTGTGATCATGTGTCAGCTGGAGGTCTATGAGAAGACTCTGAAGGAGGCCCAGCGAGAGCTGCTTCGTAAAGCAGATTGGAGTCAGCCA GTTTTGCCAGAGAGGCCATTTGGCACAAAGAGATGGAAGCGCCACAGAGCTCCTCAGCTGTCAGAGGATGAGGAGGAGAATGAAAAAGAGGGGAtgaagaaaaacagagtagaagtagaggaagagaaggaggaaGATAGGGAGGAGTCTGTGATGGGGTCCGAGGAGGCAGCTGAGGGTGGACCAAGTGAAACATATGTAGTGCTGTCTTCTCCTGATACTAAAGATGAAGTG GAGCAAAAATACCCTTTCTTCAGCCAAGTGGAGCCCACGCCTGCAACTAAACCTTTCAG GAAAGACATCTCAGATGACACTCAAATTCACCATccagatgaggaagaggaggaggaggcccAGCATTGCGAGGGTTATGAAAATGAAGAAACAGTTTGTCCAG aaaCTCAGATGACTGAAAACAGCACACCAGAGCTAATGGTGACCAGTCCTGCCAGTCCCACACAG cctcagtctcaTGCTGACAGTGAAGCGATGGAGGTGGAGGGCGAGGGAGTAGCTCCTGCAGTAGAGGAGGTGGTGATGGAGCTGGACAGCATGCCATCAGAGGCTGAACCTCCTGACAGTCAGAGGATGGAGTGTCCCATGTGCTTGAAACTCTTCCCTCTTAGCAGGATTGAGTTGCATGCAGCCTTTTGTGATGGTGAAGCAGAGGACCAAGACCAACAGGAAGAACAACCACAAG tttcctTAAGGAAGAGGAACAGAAGAGATATGACTGAGGAGACCCAACACAGATGTAGGAA ATCAGCAAAGATGGAGAAATGCTATCTGTGTCAGGGGTTCTTTCCACCTCTGGAATACTCGGAGCATGTTGATGTGTGCTTAAAAAAGAAAGATTCAAATACCAAACAG GGAAACGGCCTGCTTTCTGCTTTGGACCAGACAGAACGGAGACATACTG GCAGTGATGAAGCCGGACCATCTAATATTTGTACAAAAGCAAACCG
- the LOC127624615 gene encoding BRCA1-A complex subunit RAP80-like isoform X3: MPRRKRTADEGGRTAKASKVENCEETLVISDSEHDEEELCAVKTSIRASRWRRRENDSQLQEMTEDEMLDLAMRLSAQEANNAAQRQQLEDDDMQKAIVESLNDSSVKSSERQYEAASSSAQPQQSEAKMILHLRRKLSYTSQDGALHGKQISVAHDGEDERETTSPLPEMPDLSQTASLNHSSSNSDVLSGHPLASQHVHESSQNKTSDKQPLIKDSAEDDISQSVSQPLCSPVFPRQGSFIRQPLVCVEKLSPDIISASTDSINHINTQDSAVCPTCPDRSQSTHQDSPLPKSPVFTQNDFKLSTYLLEEGNEDSTQIPDEDLPAHLNHKGLSPKSTDADKCLSLSRGSQPSILKCVPVPINDNAGVTIRSKTHDLMQVKDQMTQGENVKADSERAPNTKAWDGLTSHMVLHLTDDDEDDGSEEAPSPSPVFHQETIPQPAKTKFSPTQPCISPTSITLHPSTKDSQMSQPSLEEDSRASRGPASKHSDCNTPQTVVEKGECTVSYYWGVPFCPQGQNPDDYTRVIMCQLEVYEKTLKEAQRELLRKADWSQPVLPERPFGTKRWKRHRAPQLSEDEEENEKEGMKKNRVEVEEEKEEDREESVMGSEEAAEGGPSETYVVLSSPDTKDEVEQKYPFFSQVEPTPATKPFRKDISDDTQIHHPDEEEEEEAQHCEGYENEETVCPETQMTENSTPELMVTSPASPTQPQSHADSEAMEVEGEGVAPAVEEVVMELDSMPSEAEPPDSQRMECPMCLKLFPLSRIELHAAFCDGEAEDQDQQEEQPQVSLRKRNRRDMTEETQHRCRNRSAKMEKCYLCQGFFPPLEYSEHVDVCLKKKDSNTKQGNGLLSALDQTERRHTVMKPDHLIFVQKQTVALQKLQ, from the exons ATGCCCCGCCGGAAGCGCACAGCGGATGAAGGCGGAAGAACAGCCAAAGCCAGTAAAGTGGAAAATTGTGAAGAGACTCTGGTCATATCGGACTCTGAACATGACGAG GAGGAACTTTGTGCCGTTAAAACATCCATTCGGGCTTCTCGATGGAGACGAAGGGAAAATGATTCTCAACTACAAG AGATGACAGAAGATGAGATGCTGGATCTGGCAATGAGGCTGAGTGCTCAGGAAGCAAACAATGCTGCCCAGAGACAACAGCTAGAAGACGACGACATGCAAAAAGCCATAGTGGAAAGTCTTAAT GACAGCAGTGTTAAATCATCAGAGCGTCAGTACGAAGCAGCCAGCTCTTCAGCTCAACCACAGCAGAGCGAAGCAAAAATGATATTACACTTAAGACGAAAGCTTTCTTATACAAGCCAAGATGGAGCACTCCATGGAAAACAGATTTCTGTTGCACATGATGGCGAGGATGAGCGGGAAACGACCAGTCCACTGCCAGAAATGCCTGATCTGTCGCAGACGGCCTCCCTGAATCATTCATCAAGTAATTCAGATGTGCTTTCTGGGCATCCTTTAGCCTCTCAG CATGTCCATGAGTCCTCCCAGAATAAGACCTCCGATAAACAGCCACTCATCAAAGACTCTGCAGAGGATGACATCTCTCAGTCTGTCTCGCAGCCCCTGTGCTCCCCCGTCTTCCCTCGGCAGGGCAGCTTTATTCGCCAGCCTTTAGTATGTGTGGAGAAACTGAGTCCGGATATAATCAGTGCCAGCACAGACTCAATAAACCACATTAATACACAGGACAGTGCTGTTTGCCCCACCTGTCCTGACAGATCGCAGTCCACACATCAGGACTCGCCCCTTCCCAAAAGCCCTGTCTTCACTCAGAATGACTTTAAACTAAGTACTTATTTGCTAGAAGAGGGGAATGAAGACAGTACTCAAATACCTGATGAAGATTTACCAGCACATCTAAACCATAAAGGTTTGAGTCCCAAGAGCACAGATGCAGATAAATGCCTTTCACTTTCCAGAGGATCCCAGCCATCAATCCTAAAATGTGTGCCTGTGCCTATAAATGACAATGCAGGTGTCACCATAAGAAGT AAAACTCATGACCTGATGCAAGTGAAGGATCAGATGACTCAGGGTGAGAATGTAAAAGCTGACTCTG AAAGAGCTCCAAACACTAAGGCTTGGGATGGGCTTACTAGTCACATGGTCTTGCATTTaacagatgatgatgaagatgatggtaGCGAAGAG GCTCCCTCTCCAAGCCCAGTCTTCCATCAGGAGACAATTCCACAGCCAGCCAAGACCAAGTTTTCCCCAACCCAACCCTGTATCTCTCCAACTTCCATCACCCTCCATCCTTCCACTAAAGACTCACAGATGTCCCAGCCTTCCCTGGAGGAGGACTCAAGAGCATCAAGAGGCCCAGCATCCAAACACTCTGACTGCAATACTCCACAGACTGTAGTGGAGAAGGGAGAGTGCACTGTGTCATACTACTGGGGAGTGCCTTTCTGCCCCCAGGGGCAAAACCCTGATGACTACACTCGTGTGATCATGTGTCAGCTGGAGGTCTATGAGAAGACTCTGAAGGAGGCCCAGCGAGAGCTGCTTCGTAAAGCAGATTGGAGTCAGCCA GTTTTGCCAGAGAGGCCATTTGGCACAAAGAGATGGAAGCGCCACAGAGCTCCTCAGCTGTCAGAGGATGAGGAGGAGAATGAAAAAGAGGGGAtgaagaaaaacagagtagaagtagaggaagagaaggaggaaGATAGGGAGGAGTCTGTGATGGGGTCCGAGGAGGCAGCTGAGGGTGGACCAAGTGAAACATATGTAGTGCTGTCTTCTCCTGATACTAAAGATGAAGTG GAGCAAAAATACCCTTTCTTCAGCCAAGTGGAGCCCACGCCTGCAACTAAACCTTTCAG GAAAGACATCTCAGATGACACTCAAATTCACCATccagatgaggaagaggaggaggaggcccAGCATTGCGAGGGTTATGAAAATGAAGAAACAGTTTGTCCAG aaaCTCAGATGACTGAAAACAGCACACCAGAGCTAATGGTGACCAGTCCTGCCAGTCCCACACAG cctcagtctcaTGCTGACAGTGAAGCGATGGAGGTGGAGGGCGAGGGAGTAGCTCCTGCAGTAGAGGAGGTGGTGATGGAGCTGGACAGCATGCCATCAGAGGCTGAACCTCCTGACAGTCAGAGGATGGAGTGTCCCATGTGCTTGAAACTCTTCCCTCTTAGCAGGATTGAGTTGCATGCAGCCTTTTGTGATGGTGAAGCAGAGGACCAAGACCAACAGGAAGAACAACCACAAG tttcctTAAGGAAGAGGAACAGAAGAGATATGACTGAGGAGACCCAACACAGATGTAGGAA CAGATCAGCAAAGATGGAGAAATGCTATCTGTGTCAGGGGTTCTTTCCACCTCTGGAATACTCGGAGCATGTTGATGTGTGCTTAAAAAAGAAAGATTCAAATACCAAACAG GGAAACGGCCTGCTTTCTGCTTTGGACCAGACAGAACGGAGACATACTG TGATGAAGCCGGACCATCTAATATTTGTACAAAAGCAAACCG
- the LOC127624615 gene encoding BRCA1-A complex subunit RAP80-like isoform X1 — MPRRKRTADEGGRTAKASKVENCEETLVISDSEHDEEELCAVKTSIRASRWRRRENDSQLQEMTEDEMLDLAMRLSAQEANNAAQRQQLEDDDMQKAIVESLNDSSVKSSERQYEAASSSAQPQQSEAKMILHLRRKLSYTSQDGALHGKQISVAHDGEDERETTSPLPEMPDLSQTASLNHSSSNSDVLSGHPLASQHVHESSQNKTSDKQPLIKDSAEDDISQSVSQPLCSPVFPRQGSFIRQPLVCVEKLSPDIISASTDSINHINTQDSAVCPTCPDRSQSTHQDSPLPKSPVFTQNDFKLSTYLLEEGNEDSTQIPDEDLPAHLNHKGLSPKSTDADKCLSLSRGSQPSILKCVPVPINDNAGVTIRSKTHDLMQVKDQMTQGENVKADSERAPNTKAWDGLTSHMVLHLTDDDEDDGSEEAPSPSPVFHQETIPQPAKTKFSPTQPCISPTSITLHPSTKDSQMSQPSLEEDSRASRGPASKHSDCNTPQTVVEKGECTVSYYWGVPFCPQGQNPDDYTRVIMCQLEVYEKTLKEAQRELLRKADWSQPVLPERPFGTKRWKRHRAPQLSEDEEENEKEGMKKNRVEVEEEKEEDREESVMGSEEAAEGGPSETYVVLSSPDTKDEVEQKYPFFSQVEPTPATKPFRKDISDDTQIHHPDEEEEEEAQHCEGYENEETVCPETQMTENSTPELMVTSPASPTQPQSHADSEAMEVEGEGVAPAVEEVVMELDSMPSEAEPPDSQRMECPMCLKLFPLSRIELHAAFCDGEAEDQDQQEEQPQVSLRKRNRRDMTEETQHRCRNRSAKMEKCYLCQGFFPPLEYSEHVDVCLKKKDSNTKQGNGLLSALDQTERRHTGSDEAGPSNICTKANRGLAETAVMGTPGGSVACSAMTFSPCNSLSSRAEDTNCLIDTSKNSQRLTRKRKFKR, encoded by the exons ATGCCCCGCCGGAAGCGCACAGCGGATGAAGGCGGAAGAACAGCCAAAGCCAGTAAAGTGGAAAATTGTGAAGAGACTCTGGTCATATCGGACTCTGAACATGACGAG GAGGAACTTTGTGCCGTTAAAACATCCATTCGGGCTTCTCGATGGAGACGAAGGGAAAATGATTCTCAACTACAAG AGATGACAGAAGATGAGATGCTGGATCTGGCAATGAGGCTGAGTGCTCAGGAAGCAAACAATGCTGCCCAGAGACAACAGCTAGAAGACGACGACATGCAAAAAGCCATAGTGGAAAGTCTTAAT GACAGCAGTGTTAAATCATCAGAGCGTCAGTACGAAGCAGCCAGCTCTTCAGCTCAACCACAGCAGAGCGAAGCAAAAATGATATTACACTTAAGACGAAAGCTTTCTTATACAAGCCAAGATGGAGCACTCCATGGAAAACAGATTTCTGTTGCACATGATGGCGAGGATGAGCGGGAAACGACCAGTCCACTGCCAGAAATGCCTGATCTGTCGCAGACGGCCTCCCTGAATCATTCATCAAGTAATTCAGATGTGCTTTCTGGGCATCCTTTAGCCTCTCAG CATGTCCATGAGTCCTCCCAGAATAAGACCTCCGATAAACAGCCACTCATCAAAGACTCTGCAGAGGATGACATCTCTCAGTCTGTCTCGCAGCCCCTGTGCTCCCCCGTCTTCCCTCGGCAGGGCAGCTTTATTCGCCAGCCTTTAGTATGTGTGGAGAAACTGAGTCCGGATATAATCAGTGCCAGCACAGACTCAATAAACCACATTAATACACAGGACAGTGCTGTTTGCCCCACCTGTCCTGACAGATCGCAGTCCACACATCAGGACTCGCCCCTTCCCAAAAGCCCTGTCTTCACTCAGAATGACTTTAAACTAAGTACTTATTTGCTAGAAGAGGGGAATGAAGACAGTACTCAAATACCTGATGAAGATTTACCAGCACATCTAAACCATAAAGGTTTGAGTCCCAAGAGCACAGATGCAGATAAATGCCTTTCACTTTCCAGAGGATCCCAGCCATCAATCCTAAAATGTGTGCCTGTGCCTATAAATGACAATGCAGGTGTCACCATAAGAAGT AAAACTCATGACCTGATGCAAGTGAAGGATCAGATGACTCAGGGTGAGAATGTAAAAGCTGACTCTG AAAGAGCTCCAAACACTAAGGCTTGGGATGGGCTTACTAGTCACATGGTCTTGCATTTaacagatgatgatgaagatgatggtaGCGAAGAG GCTCCCTCTCCAAGCCCAGTCTTCCATCAGGAGACAATTCCACAGCCAGCCAAGACCAAGTTTTCCCCAACCCAACCCTGTATCTCTCCAACTTCCATCACCCTCCATCCTTCCACTAAAGACTCACAGATGTCCCAGCCTTCCCTGGAGGAGGACTCAAGAGCATCAAGAGGCCCAGCATCCAAACACTCTGACTGCAATACTCCACAGACTGTAGTGGAGAAGGGAGAGTGCACTGTGTCATACTACTGGGGAGTGCCTTTCTGCCCCCAGGGGCAAAACCCTGATGACTACACTCGTGTGATCATGTGTCAGCTGGAGGTCTATGAGAAGACTCTGAAGGAGGCCCAGCGAGAGCTGCTTCGTAAAGCAGATTGGAGTCAGCCA GTTTTGCCAGAGAGGCCATTTGGCACAAAGAGATGGAAGCGCCACAGAGCTCCTCAGCTGTCAGAGGATGAGGAGGAGAATGAAAAAGAGGGGAtgaagaaaaacagagtagaagtagaggaagagaaggaggaaGATAGGGAGGAGTCTGTGATGGGGTCCGAGGAGGCAGCTGAGGGTGGACCAAGTGAAACATATGTAGTGCTGTCTTCTCCTGATACTAAAGATGAAGTG GAGCAAAAATACCCTTTCTTCAGCCAAGTGGAGCCCACGCCTGCAACTAAACCTTTCAG GAAAGACATCTCAGATGACACTCAAATTCACCATccagatgaggaagaggaggaggaggcccAGCATTGCGAGGGTTATGAAAATGAAGAAACAGTTTGTCCAG aaaCTCAGATGACTGAAAACAGCACACCAGAGCTAATGGTGACCAGTCCTGCCAGTCCCACACAG cctcagtctcaTGCTGACAGTGAAGCGATGGAGGTGGAGGGCGAGGGAGTAGCTCCTGCAGTAGAGGAGGTGGTGATGGAGCTGGACAGCATGCCATCAGAGGCTGAACCTCCTGACAGTCAGAGGATGGAGTGTCCCATGTGCTTGAAACTCTTCCCTCTTAGCAGGATTGAGTTGCATGCAGCCTTTTGTGATGGTGAAGCAGAGGACCAAGACCAACAGGAAGAACAACCACAAG tttcctTAAGGAAGAGGAACAGAAGAGATATGACTGAGGAGACCCAACACAGATGTAGGAA CAGATCAGCAAAGATGGAGAAATGCTATCTGTGTCAGGGGTTCTTTCCACCTCTGGAATACTCGGAGCATGTTGATGTGTGCTTAAAAAAGAAAGATTCAAATACCAAACAG GGAAACGGCCTGCTTTCTGCTTTGGACCAGACAGAACGGAGACATACTG GCAGTGATGAAGCCGGACCATCTAATATTTGTACAAAAGCAAACCG